TAAAAATTTCCCAGCGTTGTGATTCTTTACCTGTTGTAAAAGATCGGAGGCATAAGCATGTCCGTTTGGTGTAGGTATAAAAGAACCATCAGCTTTTCGGGCATCACCTCTTAATACCAATACGTTGTCTATACCCAGGAACTGAAGATCGATTAAAGCATTCTCGGTTTCGTCCTTGGTAAAGCCGCCGCATATCAGGTGGGGCACCGCATCTACCTTGTATTTATTTAGAATTGCGGCACAGATTGCAATAGTTCCGGGTCTTTTTCTATAAGAAAGTTTTTCTAATAAACCATTATCCTTTTGTTTGTAGATATAGTCTTCTCTTAATGAAGTTACATCGATAAAAGGCGGTTTGAAATCTAATAAAGGCTCAATGGCATCATAAATCCACTGGATGCTCTGGCCCTTAGCGGGAGGAAGTAACTCGAAAGAAAACAGAGTTTTTCCGTTAGCGTTTTTTATATGATCGGTGATTTTCATTTTTTTACAAGTATAAAGATTTTTAGTATCAGGTATCAAGAATTAAGACACTTGATAAGTCCATTAAGCATTTTTTGAATTTCTGCTGTTTTGTAAATTAATTCGGAGTACTGTTCCTGTGTTACTAAATCAACCTCTTTAGCTATAATTATTTGTGTTTCTAATTCGAAAGAAGAGCCTAATGCTATATCTAAAAAGCGTCTGAAATCCTTTTCCGACTTTCTACTACATCCTTCTGCAATATTTG
This genomic interval from Pseudopedobacter saltans DSM 12145 contains the following:
- the metF gene encoding methylenetetrahydrofolate reductase [NAD(P)H] gives rise to the protein MKITDHIKNANGKTLFSFELLPPAKGQSIQWIYDAIEPLLDFKPPFIDVTSLREDYIYKQKDNGLLEKLSYRKRPGTIAICAAILNKYKVDAVPHLICGGFTKDETENALIDLQFLGIDNVLVLRGDARKADGSFIPTPNGHAYASDLLQQVKNHNAGKFLHEDIEVEYKSDFCVGVAGYPEKHFEAPNMETDFRYLKQKVDMGADFIVTQMFFDNQKYFDFVNKCREHGINIPIIPGLKPISALSQLINLPKIFHIDLPQDLVEAVQSCKTTKDVKQIGTEFMIQQCKELIKFGAPVLHFYTMGRPEQTRQIAEAVF
- a CDS encoding four helix bundle protein, whose translation is MHNFKELKVWLQGISLSRLIFEITKAFPSEHKFSLDSQMFRSAISIPSNIAEGCSRKSEKDFRRFLDIALGSSFELETQIIIAKEVDLVTQEQYSELIYKTAEIQKMLNGLIKCLNS